The genomic region GGAAATAAAGTATCCCTGTCAGGTTGAAAGGATAGTCAACATTTAAGTGAATATGAAATAATGGATCTTCGAATTGCATTGGATACAATTCCTTATAGAAACCATTATAGTCTTTTTCCTCTAAATCTGTTGGTTGCTTTGTCCAAGCAGGATTTGGATTGTTGATAATATTATCAACGGTTTTTGTTTCCGGCTTGGCATCCTCTTTAGCATCTTCAGGGAGTGGTAAGGTTTCTTCCTTAGTACCAAACTTAATTGGTATAGGCATAAACTTATTATATTTTACCAAAAGTTCCTGGATTCTATTCTCTTCCAGAAATTCTTTATCCTCATCGTTAATATGAAGGATCACTTCAGTCCCGTGAGTGGATTTTTTAGCATCTTCAAGTGTGAACTCTGTAGTACCTTCACAAATCCAGTGAGCCGCAGGTTCATCTTTATGAGACTTAGTTAGGATCTCTACTTTGTTCGCTACCATAAAAGCAGAATAGAAACCAAGACCAAAATGGCCTATTATTCCACTGTCTTTTGCAGAGTCTTTGTATTTGTCAAGAAACTCTTCAGCTCCAGAAAAGGCAACTTCATTGATATATTTCTTAACCTCTTCTTTCGTCATCCCAATACCCTGATCAATAATATGCAGCGTATTGTTTTCCTCGTTAACTTTTACTTCTATCGTAGGATTGCCGTATTCAACGTTAGCTTCACCTAGACTACTAAGGTGCTTTAATTTTAAAGTCGCATCGGTTGCATTTGAGATCAGCTCCCTTAAAAAGATTTCATGATCACTGTATAAAAACTTTTTAATAAGCGGAAATATGTTTTCAACAGACACATTTATTTTTCCGGTTGCCATATAATTTGATTTAAAATTTTGTTCGGTTTGAGAGATTCAAAAAAAATACCAATAATGCTTTGCTGTCAAACTGACACCCTATGTAATGAAACATGTAAAAATACGTCTAAGCCATTGTATTTAGCTGAATGAGAACTTTTAACAAAGTTTTGTTTATCGAATAGCCTAAATACTTAAACAAAGTAGTATCTTTGAAAAAGAAATAAGAATTATGGCAAAGGCAACAGGAAATAGTAAGGTGAAGAAGAAGCCAAGTGAGGACAAGTTAATAGCAATTTACATGGATTACGTACTTGTGAATGAAAGTACTCCGAGAAGTGTATATAAGTTTGCGAAGGAAAATGATATAACCGAACAGGAGTTTTACGAATTCTTCGGAAGTTTTGATGGTTTAAGAAAGAAGATCTGGGATAAGTTTTTTGATAATACTCTATCTGTCATGGAGAAGTCACCAGATTATCACTCCTTCAGTAATCGTGAAAAGCTACTCACATTTTTCTATACATTCTTTGAAGTTTTAACTGCAAACAGAAGTTACGTACTCTACGCACTTAGTGAGCATAAGGATCGAATGAAAAACCTTGAACAACTTAAAGGTTTACGTAGGAAGATGCGCAGTCTCGCCAAGGAATTAATTTCTGATGGTAATAGTGAAAAATCGTTTAAACTATTCGAGCAGAGTGAAAGCATTTTTAGCGAAGGAGTATGGGTTCAATTCTTATTCCTGCTAAAATTCTGGATAGAGGATAATTCCTCATCTTTTGAAAGTACAGACGTCGCAATCGAAAAATCTGTACATACCGTATTTGATCTATTCGATAACACTCCTTTGGAGCGTGTGGTAGACTTCGGAAAGTTCTTATGGAAAGAACGAATGGCCTAATTAAAAGAATATGAAAACTATAGATAAAATTCCGACAGGCAAAATAGGCCGTACCAGCAAACTGGTTCAGACCGGTGTTAAGATTGGTGGGAATTACATCAAATATTACGGCAAAAAGGCATTCAATTCTGAACTAACACGTGATGAGTTGGATGAGGATAACGCTACAGATATTTATGACGGACTTAAAAGTTTAAAGGGAAGCGCTTTAAAGGTAGCTCAAATGCTATCCATGGAGAAGAATTTACTTCCCGGTGCATACGTAGAAAAGTTTAGTCTGGCGCAATTCAGCGTGCCGCCCCTTTCAGCTCCATTAGTTAGAAAAACTTTTAAGAAATATAACGGAGCATATCCGGAAGAACTATATGATACTTTTGCAACCCAGTCGGTTAATGCCGCCAGTATCGGTCAGGTACATAAGGCGACAAAAGATGGGAAAAAACTTGCTGTGAAAATCCAATATCCGGGGGTTGCAGATAGTATCAGTTCAGATCTTGCGATGGTAAAACCAATTGCTCTAAAGATGTTCAACCTTTCAGCAAAGGATTCTGAAAAGTATTTTAAGGAAGTTGAAGGAAAACTTTTGGAAGAAACTGATTATATTCTGGAAGTGAAGCAAAGTAAGCATATTTCCAAGGCGGCTGCTCACATTCCTAATATCAAATTTCCGAAGTATTATGAAGATCTTTCCAGTGAAAGAATCATTACTATGGACTGGATGAATGGAATGCATCTTAGTGAGTTCTCAAAACAGAATATATCACAGGAGCTTGCAGACAAAGTAGGACAGGCACTTTGGGATTTTTATATGTTCCAGATTCACGGACTTCAGATGGTACATGCAGATCCACATCCGGGAAATTTCATGGTGGATTCTGAGAATAACCTGATCGCCATTGATTTTGGTTGTATCAAGCAAATTCCAGATGATTTTTATACTCCTTATTTCTCAATGACAGATCGTAATAATCTTGATAATTCAGATTATTTCCACGGAAGATTATTGGAACTGGAAATTCTTCAGGAAAAGGATACAGATAAGGAGAGAAAGTTTTTCTCTGAAATGTTTTACGAGATGTTTGCGATGTTTTCAACTCCGTATCAATCTGAAGTATTCGATTTTACTGATAAAGAATTCTGGGATAATCTTTCCCAGCTAAGCGAAAAATATTCTAAAGACCCAGAATTACGTCGTATGAATGGAAATCGAGGAAGTAGGCATTTCCTTTATATGAGCAGAACATTCTTCGGTTTATATAATTTGTTACATGATCTCAAAGCTAAAGTTGAGGTTAATAAGTTTAGAGGACTCCTCTAATGGTTGATTTATTGGTTAGGTTGAAGAGAGCGTAGTTGTTGGTTGCAGCTGCGCTTTCTTTTTTGGTACTAAAAAAGCCCCCGGTCTATCCCGGGGGCTTTTTATTCCGAAGAGAAAAAAATATTAATTCCCAGCTTCCTGCTGTTCAGTATTAGATTCAATTTCTCTATTCTTCACATATTTTTCCAGCCATTGATCCTGTTCCCATAATACGTGCAGTACAGATTCCTTTGCGCTATAACCATGACTTTCCTTAGGTAACATCACCAATCTTGCAGTTGCTCCTAATCCTTTAAGTGCATTAAAATAACGCTCACTTTGCATTGGATAAGTTCCTGAGTTATTATCTGCTTCCCCATGGATCATCAATAACGGAGTATCCATTTTTTCTGCATGCATAAAAGGAGACATGGTATTATAAATTTCCGGAGCTTCCCAGTAATTTCTTTCTTCACTTTGAAACCCAAAAGGGGTAAGGGTACGATTGTAAGCACCACTTCGAGCGATTCCTGCAGCAAAAAGATCTGAATGAGAAAGCAGGTTAGCAGTCATAAAAGCGCCATAACTGTGTCCGCCAACGGCTACTCGATCACGATCTACAAATCCTCTTTCATCCACAGCATCTATAGCCGCTTTCGCATTTGCTACCAATTGCTTTCTGAAAGTATCATTAGGTTCTTCATCACCTTCTCCTACAATTGGGAACGATGCATCATCAAGCACTACATAACCTCTGTTCACCCAATAAACCGGTGAACCGTAATAAGGATAAGTAAAATCATTAGCATTGGAAGTGTTCTGAGAAGCTGAATTTTTGTCCTTGAATTCTCGTGGATATGCCCACATGAACATAGGGAGTTTTTCCGGATTAGACATATCATAACCGGCAGGAAGATATAGAGTGGCATTTAGTTCCAGACCGTCATCTCTCTTATAAGTGATGACTTCTTTATGAACGTCTTCCAGGGATTTGAAAGGATTCTTGAAATTGGTGATCTGGGTGAGTTTATTCTTAGAATCTATATCCCGTATAAAGTAATTCGGGTACTCGGTAGAAGATTCAATACGAACCAGTATCTCACCTTTATCAATGTCCAGTGCTTCCACAAGGCTTTCTTTTTGATCTTTTAGTTCAGATTGGTAAATACGTTCAGTTTCTCCAGAACTTAGATCAATTTTGTCCACGAATGGAAATTGTCCATCCTCTGTAAAACCTGAACCCATTAGAAAAGCTTCATCTTTATCAAGTTCAAGAACAGAACGTCCCCATTTATTTTTGGACATTACGAATCTTCCTGGATCGCTGTATACATCCTGATAATTTCTGTCAAAAATGATTTCCGGCTTCTGGGAGGCATTAGATGGATCAAAAACATAAGTTTTCGTATTCCTGGTATTCCACCAGTAATCGTTCGCTAAGGCAATATCATCATCGCCCCAGGTGATTCCGCTTGCACGATTCTTAAGTTTGATGAGTGATTTCCCTTCACCTTTAAATGGCGCTTCAACCTGAAAATATTCATCTCTGTATTCAACTTCTTTTTCAGGATCTCCACCATCAAGAGCCACAACATAAGTTAAGGTTGCTGGACGATCACTTCTCCAGCTCCAATCTCGTTTGCCTTCTCTTTCGGCCATAAAACCTTTTGGCAGATCCTCAATGAGCGGTACTTCATTGATCATATTTACCAGTTGCCCATTCTTATCGTATATACTTGTTTCTGAAGGGAATCTGTAATATGGAACCAGGTATGAAAATGGTTTTTTTAAATGTGTAACCATTACATATTCTCCATCTGGCGAGAACGAAATATCAGAATACATTTTGGGAGCCATCCATGACGAAACTGTACCATCCAGATTTACTTTCATGATCTCAGATCTGGCTAATTGTTCGAAATTATATTCATCATTAGGATTCTTCAGTAGATCCTGATAAGTTCTGTTCTGTGCCTCTTTTCCATCGCTAACCGAAATTGTTGGACCCGAGGGAACCGAAGTTTCGGTATCGATTAGTGCTTTTCTATCTTCAGGAAGGGTAGTGACCAGAATAGCAGAATTATCTCTAAACCAGTTCACGGTGCTGCGCATATTCGCATTAAGATTGGCCTCGGTAAGCTTTCTTGCAGCAGCATTTTCAATATCGAGTACCCAAAGTTCTACTCCAGTATCTGTAGTATGGGTAAATGCCATCATACTTTCATCTGGTGACCAGGAGAAATTGGTAAGACGAGGGTTTTCCGGAAGTCCGTTTACTTGTACCGGTTCTTTTGCTTTTACAGATTTAACTTTGAAGTTATTGTAATAACGCGCCCTGCTATTAATATTGGTCACGGGATTTATTCTCAAACCACCCAGGCGTAATTCTTCTTCGCTTAGTTCAGCTATACTTTTAAATTGATCCCGGTAGAGGAAGATCATCATTTCTGCATCACTATCTATTAGTGTGGAAGGTGCCAGGGGAACATCGATAAGTTCAAGGATTTCCTGCGGTGGTTTCTGGTAGTCCAGGTTTTCCTGACCAGCCATTCCATTAAGGAACAGAAAGGATCCCGCCAGACATAACAAAAGTCGGTTCATAATGTGAATTTTAGATTTGAATTTAAATGATTACAAGCTCAATTGTAGTGTTAATGTTTCTTATATTGCGCGTCGGAATTTTCGCAAATTCATTAAATTTAATAAGAATTATTTTTAATATCATAATTTTTACCCATGTATCAAACAAAAATTGCAGGATTAGGAAAATATGTACCGGAAAATATTGTCACGAACGATGATCTTTCGAAACTGATGGATACGAACGATGAGTGGATCACCGAGCGTACCGGAATTAAAGAAAGAAGACACATCAAGAAAGGAGATGGCAACACTACTGCAAGCATGGGAGTGAAAGCTGCCAAAATTGCCATTGAAAGAGCTGGAATCTCAAAAGACGATATAGACCTTATTGTATTCGCAACATTAAGTCCAGATTACTATTTTCCTGGGTGTGGAGTTCAGGTTCAGGAAATGCTGGAGATAGATACCTGTCCTGCCCTGGATGTTCGTAACCAGTGTAGCGGTTTTATTTACGCAGTTTCAGTAGCAGATCAATTCATCAAGACGGGAATGTACAAGAACGTACTGGTAATTGGTAGTGAGAACCATAGTGGTGGTCTTGATTTTACCACCAGAGGACGATCGGTTTCAGTTATTTTTGGTGATGGGGCAGGAGCAGCCGTTCTCACGAGAAGTGATCACAACGGGCAGGGAATTCTTTCCACACATTTACATTCTGAAGGGAAACATGCACTTGAATTGTCACTAAAGGGACCAAGTACTAATCACTGGGTACCAGAGATCATAGCAGAGAATCCACAAGGAGATGATATTCCTTACTATCCATATATGAATGGGCAATTCGTGTTTAAAAATGCGATCCAGAGATTTTCAGAAGTGATCAATGAAGGGCTTAATGAAAACGGACTTTCAATTTCAGATATTGATATGCTTATTCCGCACCAGGCGAATTTGAGAATTTCTCAATTCGTTCAGCAGAAGTTTAAGCTGGCAGATGATAAGGTTTATAATAATATTCAGAAATATGGAAATACCACTGCGGCTTCTATTCCCATTGCTCTTACTGAAGCCTGGGAACAGGGTAAAGTAAAAGAAGGAGATACCGTGGTGCTGGCTGCTTTTGGAAGTGGTTTCACCTGGGGAAGTGCGATTATTAAATGGTAGTAAAAAAATTGAAGTAAAAAAGACCGCCAATTGCCGGTCTTTTTTACTTAAACACCTTTATAGTATTTATATAGATCGTAAATTCCGAAGAGAATAAATCCCGCGGCGATCGCAGTTCCAAAATTATCGGTTTCTATCGCAGTTAGTTTTTGATAGAGTCTAAAGCTTCCGTAGCAAATAAAGACGATCCCGAGGATAAGATTCCATTTATTACGTTGAGGTCTTTCTTCAAGTTCATTATTCATTATCGAAGTCATTTGGGAATGTAGACTTAGCGATTTTCAAAGCTTCGTCGAAATCTTTTTCAAAAACGAATAATAATACCATTCCGTGTGTGGAACCAAAACCAGCAAGTCTGGCCGACTCTACATCGTTTCTCATTCTCGAGTGGATATTGCTTTCGCCAAAAAGTTCCTGCAGGTATTGCACATTTGTTTCCGGTCCGGTATAGACTCTTTTATATTCTTCTGAAGTACTCATATTTTACAAGATAAGATTACAAAATACGAATATACCGAAGTATTCGGCTACCTCATCAAAATTTAATTAAGCGTTGAAATATTTACTGTCCCAAATTTCTGTACTAAAGTTTTTCCCCATTTTGAAACCATAGAAAATAGAGATACCGGCAAACCATTTGAAGATAAAAAAGAATATCATGAAAAACTGAGTAGTAGATTGCTGCGGACTAAATAAACCGTCGGGAACTAAAAGTGCGGTAAGAAAGCTGGTGATAAGTAATAGCGCAAGAAAATTCTCAAGAGTTTTAAATGGCCACATGAATAGTCTTCTTAAAGGATGGAGATCATTTCCCCATTTATGAATCAGGTAATAATAATCATTCCCCATTGGAGCGAATAATAATGGATCATCAGCATTCTTCAGTTTAAATAACTTGGAAGGAGCAATGATCTTAAAACCTTTTAAAGTAGTGTCATGTTCATTCTCCAGACTTTTGATCCTGGTGATCGCTTCGTACGGAATTTCAGATTTAAACAGTCCGGAATCCAGGAATCTAAGTCTGTAAATCACACATAACTTATAAATATCATCTTTGTGATAAATTCGGTTTGATTCCAACAGGTCGAAATTAAGATCATTCGATTCCTCGTGTATTTCCTGGAGATTTTTATGAATAGTTTCTTCACGGAAGTTGTCCTGCATCAGGATCTCTCGAACCTCATCCATGATCAACTGCTCATCGATACGTTTACTCCGTGTTTTATTTAATTGATGCTGTAGATTCGTGCGGGATATTTTCAACTTCATGTTCATAGTCTTTAAGCTGGACTAAATTAATTATTAAGCTCAAGACTAACAACGACTTACTGCATTCTTTGTGCTAATAATCAAAACTTTAGGAGATGTTCTATCTTGTTAAAAGAATCCCAATTGCCTTCAATTTAAAAACCGTTGAAGCAGCCTACGCGTAACTTAGATACATAATCAAAACAAATAGTTATGAAAAAGTTACAATTACTAAGTTTACTAAGTTTTTTATTCATCGCGACTAGCGGTATTGCTCAAAATTCAAAGAACACTAAAATGGTTGGAGGAGCTGAAATGTACCCAACTAAGAATATCGTACAAAATGCGGTTAATAGTAAAGATCATACAACTCTGGTTGCTGCGGTAAAGGCTGCTGAACTGGTAGAGGTATTGAGCAGTGATGGACCATTTACAGTATTTGCTCCAACAAACAAGGCTTTTGAAGCACTTCCAGAAGGAACAGTAGAGACTTTGCTAAAAGAAGAAAACAAAAGTAAATTACAGTCAGTTTTGACATACCATGTTCTTGCAGGAGACTTTAAAGCTGCAGACATCGTAAATGCTATCAAAAAAGGAAACGGAAAAGCAACTTTCAAAACAGTAAGTGGTGCAGATATCACTGCTATGATGGATGGAAAGAATGTAAAGGTTAAAGATGCTGCTGGTAATGTTGCTACTGTAACAATTGCAGATGTAAATCAATCAAACGGAGTGATCCATGTAATTGATACGGTTCTTTTACCAACAAAATAATTCAGAATTTCTGAAATTGTGAAAAAGCGGCTGTTAGCCGCTTTTTTCAGTTAAATAAACGTCAAACCGGGTCTGTAATTTTACTATTCTGTTGTTTCCGGTTACATTCAGAACTACTAAAAAAAAAGCTATGAAAAATTTGAAAACATTTCTCGTTATAAGCATTGTGGCACTTACTCTTGGTTCTTGCGGAAGTAGTGCTCCAACTGCAAAAGACGATCTAAAACAATTAAAATCTTACGACACTTATGCATTCCTGGCGAATAAGGATACGATCTTAAATCGTAAACTGGATAATAAGGCGATCAATTCAACGATCGTTGCGACCATCAATGCGAACATGAAAGAAGAAGGCTTTAGTCTTGATAAGCTACAACCTGATGTTCTCGTATATGTTCACCCAATGTTCGATGAAAAGGTAGCCGTAAATGCAAATCCTGTTTATACCAATTATCCATATTATAAGCCGGGATTCTTTATTGGGTCTTATTACGAAGATTACCTGTACGAAAACTATTTTACGGTACAAAGAATTAGTGGTTCCAGAGTGAAGCAGGTGCCGTATCGTGAGCGCTCGATCGTGATCGATCTAATTGATCGAAGAACGAACGAGATCTTATGGAGAGGAACTTCCGAAGAGACTATTGAAACTAAGAGAATGGATCGTGAGATTCGTGAATATGTGGATGAGATCTTTAAGGATCTGTAATTTCACGATGATTTAAAGCAAAAAAAACCGTACTCGATGTACGGTTTTTTTGTTTTAATACTACATAGCGAATATTAGCGTAATTCTGCTTTTAATTCCTTTTCAAATCTATACTGAAGCTTACTCATCATCTTATCTACTTGCTTATCTGTAAGCGTTTTGTTCTCGTCCTGGAATACAAAGCTTACTGCGTAACTTTTCTTGCCTTCCGGAAGGTTCTCACCTTCGTAAACATCAAAAAGGCTAACGTCTTTCAATAATTTCTTTTCCGTTTGTTTTGCGATTTGATCGATCTCATCGTAAGTCACAGAATTATCAAGAAGCAAAGCAAAATCTCTTCGCATGCTAGGATACTTCGGAATAGCACTAAACTTATTCTGATGTTGTTTAGCAGCTTCTATGATTTCATCCCAGTTAAAATCTGCGTAAACCACTTCCTGATCTATATCAAATTTCTTCAGAATTGACCTTTTAACCACACCAAAGTCTACCAGTTTCGATTTCTTCGTACTCATCTGAAGGCTTTCAGAAAATACCGAGCTTTTACCGGTTTTGGTTTTAAGCGTATTCAAAATTCCTAATTTTTGAAAAATCGACTCGATCACCCCTTTCAGGTAAAAGAAGTTTCCAGCCGGGAAATTCGGAGAATTCCAGGTCTCAGAAGTTCTGTTACCAGACATGAACAACGAAAGATGTTTCTTTTCTTCCCTGCCACTTACAAAGGAATGGTATGTCTTTCCAAATTCGAAAATGCGAAGGTTAGCTCGTTTTCGGTTTAGATTGTAACTAATAGCTTC from Christiangramia sp. OXR-203 harbors:
- a CDS encoding AarF/ABC1/UbiB kinase family protein; amino-acid sequence: MKTIDKIPTGKIGRTSKLVQTGVKIGGNYIKYYGKKAFNSELTRDELDEDNATDIYDGLKSLKGSALKVAQMLSMEKNLLPGAYVEKFSLAQFSVPPLSAPLVRKTFKKYNGAYPEELYDTFATQSVNAASIGQVHKATKDGKKLAVKIQYPGVADSISSDLAMVKPIALKMFNLSAKDSEKYFKEVEGKLLEETDYILEVKQSKHISKAAAHIPNIKFPKYYEDLSSERIITMDWMNGMHLSEFSKQNISQELADKVGQALWDFYMFQIHGLQMVHADPHPGNFMVDSENNLIAIDFGCIKQIPDDFYTPYFSMTDRNNLDNSDYFHGRLLELEILQEKDTDKERKFFSEMFYEMFAMFSTPYQSEVFDFTDKEFWDNLSQLSEKYSKDPELRRMNGNRGSRHFLYMSRTFFGLYNLLHDLKAKVEVNKFRGLL
- a CDS encoding prolyl oligopeptidase family serine peptidase — translated: MNRLLLCLAGSFLFLNGMAGQENLDYQKPPQEILELIDVPLAPSTLIDSDAEMMIFLYRDQFKSIAELSEEELRLGGLRINPVTNINSRARYYNNFKVKSVKAKEPVQVNGLPENPRLTNFSWSPDESMMAFTHTTDTGVELWVLDIENAAARKLTEANLNANMRSTVNWFRDNSAILVTTLPEDRKALIDTETSVPSGPTISVSDGKEAQNRTYQDLLKNPNDEYNFEQLARSEIMKVNLDGTVSSWMAPKMYSDISFSPDGEYVMVTHLKKPFSYLVPYYRFPSETSIYDKNGQLVNMINEVPLIEDLPKGFMAEREGKRDWSWRSDRPATLTYVVALDGGDPEKEVEYRDEYFQVEAPFKGEGKSLIKLKNRASGITWGDDDIALANDYWWNTRNTKTYVFDPSNASQKPEIIFDRNYQDVYSDPGRFVMSKNKWGRSVLELDKDEAFLMGSGFTEDGQFPFVDKIDLSSGETERIYQSELKDQKESLVEALDIDKGEILVRIESSTEYPNYFIRDIDSKNKLTQITNFKNPFKSLEDVHKEVITYKRDDGLELNATLYLPAGYDMSNPEKLPMFMWAYPREFKDKNSASQNTSNANDFTYPYYGSPVYWVNRGYVVLDDASFPIVGEGDEEPNDTFRKQLVANAKAAIDAVDERGFVDRDRVAVGGHSYGAFMTANLLSHSDLFAAGIARSGAYNRTLTPFGFQSEERNYWEAPEIYNTMSPFMHAEKMDTPLLMIHGEADNNSGTYPMQSERYFNALKGLGATARLVMLPKESHGYSAKESVLHVLWEQDQWLEKYVKNREIESNTEQQEAGN
- a CDS encoding fasciclin domain-containing protein gives rise to the protein MKKLQLLSLLSFLFIATSGIAQNSKNTKMVGGAEMYPTKNIVQNAVNSKDHTTLVAAVKAAELVEVLSSDGPFTVFAPTNKAFEALPEGTVETLLKEENKSKLQSVLTYHVLAGDFKAADIVNAIKKGNGKATFKTVSGADITAMMDGKNVKVKDAAGNVATVTIADVNQSNGVIHVIDTVLLPTK
- a CDS encoding TetR family transcriptional regulator C-terminal domain-containing protein; protein product: MAKATGNSKVKKKPSEDKLIAIYMDYVLVNESTPRSVYKFAKENDITEQEFYEFFGSFDGLRKKIWDKFFDNTLSVMEKSPDYHSFSNREKLLTFFYTFFEVLTANRSYVLYALSEHKDRMKNLEQLKGLRRKMRSLAKELISDGNSEKSFKLFEQSESIFSEGVWVQFLFLLKFWIEDNSSSFESTDVAIEKSVHTVFDLFDNTPLERVVDFGKFLWKERMA
- a CDS encoding DUF4136 domain-containing protein → MKNLKTFLVISIVALTLGSCGSSAPTAKDDLKQLKSYDTYAFLANKDTILNRKLDNKAINSTIVATINANMKEEGFSLDKLQPDVLVYVHPMFDEKVAVNANPVYTNYPYYKPGFFIGSYYEDYLYENYFTVQRISGSRVKQVPYRERSIVIDLIDRRTNEILWRGTSEETIETKRMDREIREYVDEIFKDL
- a CDS encoding putative signal transducing protein, giving the protein MSTSEEYKRVYTGPETNVQYLQELFGESNIHSRMRNDVESARLAGFGSTHGMVLLFVFEKDFDEALKIAKSTFPNDFDNE
- a CDS encoding beta-ketoacyl-ACP synthase III produces the protein MYQTKIAGLGKYVPENIVTNDDLSKLMDTNDEWITERTGIKERRHIKKGDGNTTASMGVKAAKIAIERAGISKDDIDLIVFATLSPDYYFPGCGVQVQEMLEIDTCPALDVRNQCSGFIYAVSVADQFIKTGMYKNVLVIGSENHSGGLDFTTRGRSVSVIFGDGAGAAVLTRSDHNGQGILSTHLHSEGKHALELSLKGPSTNHWVPEIIAENPQGDDIPYYPYMNGQFVFKNAIQRFSEVINEGLNENGLSISDIDMLIPHQANLRISQFVQQKFKLADDKVYNNIQKYGNTTAASIPIALTEAWEQGKVKEGDTVVLAAFGSGFTWGSAIIKW